In the genome of Entelurus aequoreus isolate RoL-2023_Sb linkage group LG15, RoL_Eaeq_v1.1, whole genome shotgun sequence, one region contains:
- the LOC133630308 gene encoding LOW QUALITY PROTEIN: basic helix-loop-helix domain-containing protein USF3 (The sequence of the model RefSeq protein was modified relative to this genomic sequence to represent the inferred CDS: deleted 2 bases in 1 codon; substituted 1 base at 1 genomic stop codon) — MPEMTESDSSGRKPKKKKNKESHNAVERHRKEKINAGINRIGNLLPCSQALRQSKNMILDQAFRYITELKKQNDAMLLEGGDKVQAEEIRRLRRQLDELRKESAHYIELLKAHDINLLDDLTLHWKGKQSCAKVAKVTPTYQPPKGITVYSDGKEASPGKQQSDSLILQAPTEVGAKLRVNGTLLHIEASSTASMVPHSQSTTGLAVVEQIPVVPSLPPSVSYITLQLPQHTNMATSACPHLTQSPPVSSFTTLVQTITTATAMQDTTTRTIAYTAIRNSQALLRAGAASSTQTTWTTLQMAGNTVQPVCQSLGSTTQSVHQVTVCPPPGQPIQIHMQPPVQQAPNSGHIQARTPQLRPSIQTLHAPEPQTLLAPQPQCAVLPQSAIIPQPAMVAHPAIVSQPQSAVLQPPSLVPHPPAALLPQTQPAVPQQQATVLPLLQTMQVLQVNPNVAAVSAPQNTHNASVVILQQASSCPSQPVLREDKPTPCQHIVIIQAPNQAPQNSQLGLVPASLPAVSTQTPTPSSSASTVQNVSGKQLVHILPRPAQPPVSQALTGPGVQATPQTITVNGQVFALQPMTTSDKSASQGVQSTIQLVQPTTTEEPTTNVALKSLGALSSLNQSISQGLPLSITSQSNSVPPPPAASTVVLQRPAPLTVPAKTIKQGLVLSAPKPVGKRLRTSLYAQRSAGKKTKASNKNEPSRACLDISSMVTTTTISDAVENATATLTLSSSSSQPQSXTSVTQAVVSATLVKPSESDKTSSSSSSVGSKVVDSRVKQLPTRSVTNTTQSKTAPPSAKQSRCVVTTACHIAVCGTVATSIAPSTPTSSASCPQRTTTMPLPCKKPVPTSTASTSATLSSSVSSGTAPTICSELRKGFTATREQQPEVQVPDSPEKPRQLQEERAITQAETLSDAKSKKDFTLPHGLYTNLGDQAMEHPTQTDSPMSSVAEGVRGFSVASMLPQAHSISASSATFGTFTFTSEQAEMLALAMLEQDSPGRRTGSCTGSDATPTNNTAPSDTTAPSDTSAPSGTTAQSDDAAPSQDAAPSHDAAPSHDSAPSHDSAPSHNSVPSHNSAPSNNNAPSHNTAPSHNNALSHSTAPSHNTAPSHNTAPTNNTAAAWEPPKVSVNKDKTVQQTKVSKPLDTVKVPVQVSTGGQVGDVSVSGSSASRHPQNLPHHISYSQPQSVPQVQTQSGPVASLSVNNLIRPSSSQQPYLAAPSLAAQQASGPTSATAAFVHVSRGSNNSHNSSSGASQHSEYAPMKTALMRAQAERQVKIISKRQAQEEAMLNTGKRAKLCPVPPPAVGQRDVKAAEHSQMMVGQLPPSSSAIARIHPEGSLFSPNSFMSPPEHNQPGVLHLPQSHPQHPPAQPGQHLGGNIYMKQQQEQHRHHLYHLQHHLTQPDPTQRHSLHQRALQEQQQKKRGLGSPAGMQQKQHHLEKQQHSHQQQAAHQHAQQQQHQQQQQHQASHPQQHQVHQAQHQQHHQQLQQNSHSRHQQHLQQIQHFRHQEKSCDAQAPGTRTLHGNHLAQQDHLKPAQDHGAMQRMMSSRTLEQQQLISSPSNPVSRPSELSCVPSRQERHRVSSYSAEALIGKSPTSGDQQQRLALHLQSGRAATQDQPDLRTYMNTTTRAKANMAHNPQNRLPSEQHPADIQRVSECPPFKAMAAGGHQLTGFEAQVSRSGDMAPKPGLPSQRGPPGQQQGTFRMGVGPPADSRNRYAGIQLGSQGSQGEACHQTFMQSLLSPHMLEHSNHQRVAQCCPPVSMEYACGPPSADIQTAKSSSPNVPTSQKASAMSNKGHISQVNANMHGGVRVGVAHPLTPHSSSEPGRPTTVSRPPPVVSQHSRHIARDTQGTKLRPGERPRSGTLRPANPFEAEPHLPGGMLLGRPQPPSGGEARRSAIVRFMADGAQPPGDNALVPEQHLTQNFGFPFIPEGGINPPPPINANSTFIPPVSQPSTSRTPSLLPVEPPQNTLASFYPSYSPAAHPSLPGDVTLQYFSNQMFTSPTADKASAPPPPPPLNNRFGSILSPPRPVGFAQASFPLLPDMPPMPITNTAGITPHISNFSLTSLFPEIAAGMPTDGSAMPMSPLLSLANASSADASKQPNRPAHNISHILGHDGSSAV, encoded by the exons TTGAGAGGCACAGAAAAGAGAAGATAAATGCTGGAATTAACCGCATTGGTAACCTTCTGCCCTGTTCGCAAGCACTCCGACAG AGTAAGAACATGATCCTGGACCAGGCCTTTCGCTACATCACCGAGCTGAAGAAACAGAATGATGCCATGCTGCTGGAGGGCGGCGACAAAGTCCAAG CGGAGGAGATCCGCCGACTGCGGCGTCAACTGGATGAGCTTCGCAAGGAGAGCGCTCACTACATCGAGCTCCTCAAAGCCCATGACATCAACCTTCTGGATGACCTTACCCTTCATTGGAAGGGTAAGCAAAGCTGTGCCAAGGTGGCCAAAGTGACGCCCACCTATCAGCCCCCAAAGGGAATAACGGTCTACTCTGACGGCAAGGAGGCGAGTCCTGGCAAACAGCAGTCTGACTCGTTAATTCTTCAGGCCCCTACTGAGGTCGGCGCAAAGTTAAGGGTCAATGGAACCTTGCTGCACATTGAGGCTTCTTCCACCGCTTCCATGGTCCCACACAGCCAGTCCACAACAGGCCTCGCTGTGGTGGAGCAGATCCCAGTCGTCCCCTCTTTGCCACCGTCTGTGTCCTACATCACCCTTCAGCTTCCCCAACACACCAACATGGCTACTTCAGCATGCCCACACCTCACTCAAAGCCCACCTGTTTCCAGCTTCACAACACTGGTTCAGACCATCACCACGGCAACCGCCATGCAGGACACGACCACCAGAACCATAGCTTATACCGCCATCCGTAACAGCCAAGCTCTCCTCAGGGCGGGGGCGGCCAGTAGCACGCAAACTACGTGGACAACGCTGCAGATGGCGGGCAACACGGTGCAGCCTGTCTGTCAGAGTCTTGGCAGCACAACCCAGTCTGTCCACCAAGTGACAGTGTGTCCTCCTCCTGGTCAACCCATTCAAATACACATGCAACCTCCTGTGCAGCAAGCCCCCAACAGCGGCCACATTCAAGCAAGAACGCCCCAGCTACGACCTTCCATTCAGACGCTCCATGCCCCCGAACCTCAGACACTCCTCGCCCCCCAACCCCAGTGCGCCGTGCTACCACAATCTGCCATCATACCTCAGCCGGCTATGGTAGCTCACCCCGCTATCGTCTCCCAGCCCCAATCTGCTGTTCTTCAGCCACCCTCATTAGTTCCACACCCTCCTGCTGCCCTCCTCCCTCAAACTCAGCCTGCGGTGCCCCAGCAGCAGGCCACCGTGCTTCCCCTCCTGCAGACCATGCAGGTGTTACAGGTCAACCCTAACGTCGCGGCGGTCTCTGCACCGCAGAACACACACAATGCCAGTGTGGTCATCTTACAGCAGGCCAGTTCCTGCCCAAGCCAGCCGGTCTTAAGAGAAGACAAGCCAACGCCATGTCAGCACATTGTTATCATCCAGGCCCCCAATCAAGCCCCTCAGAATTCTCAGTTGGGCCTGGTGCCTGCTTCCTTACCTGCAGTGTCAACTCAAACACCCACACCCAGCAGCTCGGCATCAACCGTGCAAAATGTAAGCGGCAAGCAGCTGGTGCACATCCTCCCACGTCCGGCTCAGCCCCCAGTGAGCCAAGCGCTCACCGGTCCAGGAGTCCAAGCAACCCCACAGACCATCACTGTGAATGGGCAGGTGTTCGCTCTGCAGCCCATGACAACGTCAGACAAAAGCGCCTCGCAGGGTGTCCAGAGTACAATCCAACTGGTCCAACCCACCACCACAGAGGAGCCAACGACTAATGTTGCGCTTAAGAGTTTGGGGGCCCTCAGCAGTCTGAACCAGAGCATCTCTCAGGGCCTTCCACTTAGCATCACTAGCCAGAGCAACAGTGTCCCGCCTCCACCTGCTGCATCAACAGTGGTCCTGCAGCGGCCTGCTCCTTTGACAGTTCCTGCAAAAACCATCAAACAAGGTCTAGTGCTTAGTGCTCCTAAACCTGTAGGAAAGAGGCTCAGGACTTCTCTTTATGCTCAGCGGTCTGCAGGTAAAAAGACCAAAGCATCAAATAAGAATGAGCCCAGCCGGGCTTGCTTAGACATTTCTTCCATggtcaccaccaccaccatcagtgACGCTGTAGAAAATGCTACCGCCACATTAACACTTTCATCCAGTAGTTCTCAGCCGCAAAGTT AAACCAGTGTGACGCAAGCAGTTGTCAGCGCAACATTAGTCAAGCCTTCAGAGAGCGATAAAACATCTTCCAGCAGTAGCTCAGTGGGAAGCAAAGTTGTCGACTCAAGAGTAAAACAGTTGCCAACTAGGTCAGTGACTAACACTACGCAAAGCAAGACAGCGCCACCTTCTGCTAAACAAAGCAGATGTGTTGTTACCACCGcttgtcatattgcagtctgcggCACAGTTGCGACATCCATAGCTCCCAGCACGCCAACCAGCTCAGCTTCTTGTCCCCAGCGAACCACAACAATGCCTCTGCCTTGTAAGAAGCCAGTTCCCACCTCCACAGCATCCACAAGCGCCACCCTGTCTTCATCTGTCAGCTCCGGTACTGCCCCAACAATTTGTTCAGAGTTGAGAAAAGGATTCACGGCCACAAGAGAGCAGCAGCCGGAAGTCCAAGTGCCCGACTCTCCAGAAAAACCCAGACAGCTCCAGGAAGAACGAGCAATCACACAAGCAGAGACCCTATCTGACGCAAAATCTAAAAAAGATTTTACGCTCCCTCATGGGTTGTACACTAATCTGGGCGACCAAGCAATGGAGCACCCCACACAGACAGACTCCCCCATGTCGTCAGTGGCAGAGGGAGTTCGAGGCTTCTCTGTGGCCTCCATGCTCCCTCAGGCTCACAGTATAAGTGCCTCTTCCGCTACCTTCGGCACCTTCACGTTCACTTCAGAGCAGGCTGAGATGTTAGCCCTGGCCATGTTGGAGCAGGATAGTCCTGGGAGGAGGACTGGAAGCTGCACCGGGAGCGATGCAACACCAACCAACAACACCGCACCAAGTGACACCACCGCACCAAGCGACACCTCCGCACCAAGCGGCACCACCGCACAATCCGACGACGCCGCACCATCTCAAGACGCCGCACCATCCCACGACGCCGCACCATCCCACGACTCCGCACCATCCCACGACTCCGCACCATCCCACAACTCCGTCCCATCCCACAACTCCGCACCATCCAACAACAACGCACCATCACACAACACCGCACCATCACACAACAACGCACTATCACACAGCACCGCACCATCACACAACACCGCACCATCACACAACACCGCACCAACCAACAACACTGCTGCGGCTTGGGAGCCTCCAAAAGTGTCTGTTAATAAAGACAAGACTGTGCAGCAGACTAAAGTTAGCAAACCTTTGGACACCGTAAAAGTTCCAGTTCAAGTGTCAACCGGAGGACAAGTTGGAGATGTCTCCGTCAGTGGGAGCAGTGCAAGCAGACATCCTCAGAACTTGCCTCATCACATCTCATACTCACAGCCTCAGTCTGTCCCTCAGGTCCAGACTCAGAGTGGCCCAGTGGCAAGCCTGAGTGTCAACAACCTGATCAGACCCAGCTCCTCGCAGCAGCCCTACCTTGCCGCTCCCAGTCTGGCAGCCCAGCAGGCCTCAGGACCCACATCCGCCACCGCCGCCTTCGTCCACGTGTCCCGAGGCTCCAACAACTCGCACAACAGCAGTTCTGGTGCGTCTCAGCACAGCGAATACGCCCCCATGAAAACGGCTCTAATGAGGGCTCAGGCCGAGCGCCAGGTCAAGATCATCTCTAAGCGGCAGGCCCAGGAGGAGGCCATGCTCAACACGGGAAAGCGAGCCAAACTTTGCCCGGTGCCACCACCTGCTGTAGGCCAAAGGGACGTGAAGGCAGCGGAACACAGCCAGATGATGGTGGGACAGCTTCCCCCCTCATCTTCAGCCATTGCGAGGATTCATCCCGAAGGCTCGCTCTTCTCGCCAAACTCCTTTATGAGCCCCCCTGAGCACAACCAGCCTGGAGTGCTCCATTTGCCCCAAAGTCATCCACAGCATCCACCAGCCCAGCCTGGACAGCATCTGGGAGGTAACATCTACATGAAGCAGCAGCAAGAGCAACACAGGCACCATCTTTATCACCTCCAACACCACCTGACTCAGCCCGATCCCACACAGCGACACTCACTCCACCAGAGGGCGCTGCAGGAACAGCAGCAGAAGAAGCGGGGGCTGGGCTCACCCGCCGGCATGCAGCAGAAGCAGCATCACCTGGAGAAGCAGCAGCACTCACATCAGCAACAGGCTGCACATCAGCatgctcaacaacaacaacatcaacaacaacaacaacaccaagcGTCTCATCCTCAGCAGCACCAAGTACACCAAGCACAGCACCAACAACATCATCAACAACTGCAGCAGAACTCTCATTCCAGACACCAGCAGCATCTTCAGCAGATTCAACATTTTAGACATCAGGAGAAAAGTTGCGACGCCCAGGCTCCTGGAACCAGAACCCTCCACGGCAACCATTTGGCCCAGCAAGACCACCTCAAG CCGGCTCAGGATCACGGCGCCATGCAGCGGATGATGAGTTCTCGGACTCTGGAGCAGCAGCAGCTCATCTCGTCTCCTAGCAACCCCGTCTCCCGTCCATCCGAGCTGTCCTGCGTTCCATCCCGCCAGGAGCGCCACCGCGTGTCCAGCTACTCCGCCGAGGCACTCATCGGGAAAAGCCCGACGAGCGGCGACCAGCAGCAGCGTTTGGCGCTGCACCTGCAGTCGGGCCGTGCTGCCACCCAGGACCAGCCTGACCTGCGAACGTACATGAACACCACTACGCGGGCCAAAGCCAACATGGCACACAACCCCCAGAACCGCCTCCCGTCGGAGCAGCACCCAGCTGACATCCAGAGGGTCTCAGAGTGCCCCCCCTTCAAGGCCATGGCGGCAGGAGGACACCAACTGACCGGATTCGAGGCGCAGGTTTCACGCAGCGGCGACATGGCCCCTAAGCCGGGACTCCCGTCCCAGCGGGGACCTCCGGGCCAACAGCAAGGGACCTTCAGAATGGGTGTCGGCCCCCCGGCAGACAGTAGAAACCGCTATGCTGGCATCCAACTTGGCTCTCAGGGGTCACAAGGGGAAGCGTGTCACCAGACCTTCATGCAGAGCCTCCTTTCCCCCCACATGCTGGAGCACAGCAACCACCAGAGGGTGGCGCAGTGCTGTCCCCCGGTCAGCATGGAGTACGCCTGTGGCCCCCCATCAGCAGACATCCAGACTGCAAAGAGCTCCAGTCCCAATGTGCCCACCAGCCAGAAGGCCTCGGCCATGAGTAACAAAGGTCATATCTCTCAGGTGAACGCCAACATGCACGGGGGCGTCCGAGTGGGTGTGGCCCACCCTCTCACGCCTCACAGCAGCTCTGAACCCGGTCGCCCTACCACTGTCTCGAGGCCGCCCCCGGTCGTAAGCCAGCATTCACGCCACATCGCCCGGGACACTCAGGGCACCAAACTGAGACCAGGCGAACGGCCCAGATCTGGAACTTTACGACCCGCTAACCCCTTTGAGGCCGAGCCCCACCTGCCGGGGGGGATGCTGCTTGGCCGGCCTCAGCCCCCATCAGGGGGCGAGGCTAGGCGTAGCGCCATTGTTCGTTTTATGGCGGACGGCGCTCAGCCACCTGGCGACAACGCCCTTGTGCCTGAACAACACCTAACACAGAACTTCGGCTTCCCTTTTATCCCCGAGGGTGGCATAAACCCTCCACCCCCCATTAACGCCAACTCCACCTTCATCCCCCCCGTCAGCCAACCCAGCACCTCCCGTACGCCCTCCTTGCTGCCCGTGGAGCCCCCCCAGAACACCTTAGCCTCCTTCTACCCGTCCTACTCGCCTGCTGCCCACCCCAGCTTGCCGGGCGACGTCACCCTGCAGTACTTCTCCAACCAAATGTTCACCAGCCCCACTGCTGACAAGGCCAGCGCCCCCCCGCCGCCACCCCCTTTGAACAACCGCTTCGGCTCCATCCTGTCGCCGCCGCGCCCGGTAGGCTTCGCTCAGGCCAGCTTCCCCCTGCTGCCCGACATGCCCCCCATGCCCATCACCAACACTGCAGGCATCACGCCTCACATCTCCAACTTCAGCCTCACCTCTCTCTTCCCGGAGATTGCCGCGGGAATGCCCACGGACGGTTCGGCCATGCCCATGTCGCCCCTGCTGTCCCTCGCCAACGCGTCCTCGGCCGACGCCAGCAAGCAACCCAACAGGCCCGCCCACAACATCAGCCACATCCTGGGACACGACGGCAGCTCGGCGGTCTGA